atgtcaatttttcatatgcaatatattttcccatgtacacattttcacattagtactaaccaaatgattcataatgtcatattttagtTTCATCATGAAGATTCATAacctattcaattcaagatttcattcattcaagtattatgctttgtacaacttttgatattgttcatgacaagcattgtctcattttcataaccacttgtatagtgaaacaggtgttcaaagtcatcaataattttattcactgcatttacatattttttatctccaagttgactttattttgtcatatgttacctcaaccatttttctataatttcatgtatggtattttgtgtatatttaaataattttaatacatatgagcatttctattaccatacaaatgctaaatggagaggggggtaatatgtcacagatcacattataaaattgtttgtacatttcacttttgaaagtaatataagccctcgacatgagtctcgggatttaatcctcaaatttagacacttgacattcaagtcaggatttacccaagggacgtaattagtatgtttgaaatatattggttgatttgaatttaaacaaagacatttttgaaaagagtgagcgccagagaattggcggtagtaagaaagaaaagtcagtcgataaTATTAAGTCCTTGTAGATAgacacgtttctaagagctctgtttaaaaagcctttgtaatatggttcatgctcattgatttataatttgtacataagttgtacttacgttatatttaaataaagttccagagttttgttttatcaaagaattgtcaattgtgattctagatcttcattttttgttaactattgaattcaagtaaaatccccggcatcacaacacatcgtgacaTCATACCATCAATCCGAATGTTGTGACAGATACCTAAACGGGTCTACATGTTTAGCTGACTAGATTATTTAAACATGaagtaagaattttttttttatttatttacttgtcTTCAATACCAATATATGATAGATTTGTTTCTCCTGTTTATATATTCTCTGTAGAAATAATTAGACAAAATGCTAGATTAAAATAATGACAAAGAGATACATTGTAAGCTGATAGGCTAAGAAAATAAGCTTTGGACTATATACAAGTCGACTGATATGCCAACCTTCTGATGTAGTAAagtacagtgatgcccaaactacggcccgcgggccagatccggcccgcgaagtggttcagaccggcccgccaaaacattgGCACAGAAGataggaaatagaaaaaaaattaaaaaggttgaaaaatttattttctatgttagcattcactttttctttgatggattTCATTCTTATTTTTCTTCTTGTAGAATCAACAGTTGTTTTAGAGTCTTGGATAGTTTCCCGGCTGTCTTGAActagccgtgtccttgacatctcATGTGTATAACACAGCGCATCTTTTCTGCATCATTTTGATTCGAGTTCTTCTGACACCAACATGATTGGTGACGTTCCATGTAACATTTGTTCGTTATTGTAATGGGATGGTCGAAGAAACGAAAATTGGATGTTGAAACTTTcaggaaaagtggacagatctttttttttgtggaacataatAAGTCAATATGTTTGATCTGTACAGTAATGTTTTTAAGTAACATAACATAAAATgcattctaaaacaaaccattacaaaaatattgagGCATTGTTGTCTTGAGCCGCAAAGAAAAGATCGGAAAGTTACGTCAAAAGTTGAGTAGAGTTTTGCGATTGGCGAAAATATTGACCAAGAAGTCAAGGAATGAGTCGGCTGTAACAaggctacagagttgctcacattttaagaagaGAATTGAAGCATACAAAAGTGATTGCTGGCAGAGATGGAATAAAAtcgtccataaaaaaaaaatgttgtagcTTTCAGCTTTTCGGccatgaaaattacaaaatgagTGAAAGATGTTAGTGAAAATCcaaattcaaaactaaatgacagagcagcagatttcgaaatcatttctattgccgctgaggagtgacaccaactggaactgattgacttacaaagccagacttccctgcttgagaaatttcgtcaatgcagacaatagatttctacGCCTTGTTGTCCTCATGAACCTTGCACATTTCTGAAATTCTGGgtatgatcacaatgtttacaagaacTTAATTTAGTGGAAAACTTTCAGTTACAAGACGCCTGAAACCATTGTTACATATAATGACTTATGGgtgtaagtagatctacaagCATACATGGGATtgtgataaaactatttaaaatgttttagtctctatttcttttttttatatctttcgttaatgtggcccgcgacacgagtgtcggaaattaaaatggcccgcaggccgtataaGGTTGGGCACCACTGGTAAGTAAACTATTTCCgtttaaagaatttaaaaataaattgtgacTTCCATTCGCATGAAAAGTTTTAAGCATTGGAGATAGAATTGCCAGCTTTTATTGAAATTAGTATTGCTTAACTCACTCAGCTAAATGTATGCACCGTCTCTTAATCCAACTGGTGTGTGCATGTTGAAATACCTTCTACTGGCTAGATAAACAGAAAGAGTAAACCCTTTAACAACCTCAGATTGCATTGGCAGTTTTAAACCATTTCAACGGCTATGACTTtggttgacattgtttattgctgtatcaagggaaataactgacgatttgttttcatccatttctttactttttttttatctttttgtatttttgaagCAGGGGTGCTTAGTCAATCCTATAAACCAATTCTCATTTCTTTTGAAACTTCTCTCAATTTGTCAACGCGTGCGCGTTAGTTCTCCGTATGTCTGCCCAAGTGCGTCAATCACGACCCTTAGATATTTACTGGTGCCATTGCTTagaattgttgttttttgtttgtttgctgtattttgtatgagagagagttctttttttttccccagaatATTTTATGTAACCCTAATGACCTAGTCTAAAAGTCTGCTGGtatcgaaattaaaaatattattttccattGAAATTGTATTCATTGGACGTAATTAATCGGACGCTCCATTATCTCAGGCGATGACGacgacgccccccccccctcctactGTTTTTCTTCTGCTGCAGGTCGTAGTGGTGAATAACGTCATAATGAAAGCTACCACTGCCTGCTTTCAGAGACTACGACCTTGCTGGCGGGGAGTGAAGCTTGACAAGAGTGTCGATGCGATAACGGATGTGTTTCAATAAACGTCCAGTTACGGGATCATTTCGGAGACAAAGGCATGGGCGATGAATCATGCGAGCAAAAGGTTTCTTGTGGGCCACACCGTCTCGAGAGACTAGGCCTGGACTCTTTAATGGACATTAAACAAAGTATTTGTCATAGGAAAGACATTGGACCCAATAATGTTAGATGCGCCTCAGTCTTTCACTACCGCTTATGTGATGTCTGGTTTAAACTGTATAGACACGAAACTTATTCCCTTTTACGACTATTGCGCCCATCCTTCCCAACGACATCGGCGTTACCGTTAGTCAGCGTGGAGTAGGCTACAAGTGCATTgggtttaaaagaaaaaaaatgaagaaaaagggGCAGCAGTCAGAATTGGCTTAGACAGAAAGAGCGtttaaagaataacaaaaataaaatacatgcgCCATCACTGAACATTCCAGCTAGGGACAAGCCGTATTGTTTTCGGggtgtccatctgtctgtctgtgaaGTTAAGATCTCGAAAATAAAAGCGCTATTCAAAATCACAGGTTAATTTCGATCATGACCTTAAAACTAACGCGACTGGATCAAATGGCTCGATGCTCATTGAATAAACAATGTCCAAGACTGGACTGAATGGCAGTTCAAACTTCATACTTCTATGGAATCTAGGATTTCAGCCACAGTAAATGTggcttagaaacaaaaaaaaagtatgtaagTGTATGTATGTACAACTGAACTGAAACGTTTGGTCTTTGTTCTCTTGATCTCTTTGCTAGTAAATGTTTGACTGATGTATTTTAATCTCGTAAGGAAATCAATGCAATGTTTCAAAGATTATCtgcatctttttgttttccattcATGCAACATTTCACAATGCACTACAGATCACTGTCAACAACTATGAACTTGTCAGCCGTGAAGCCAATGAACACATCAAGGTGAGATTTGATGTACATTGCAGAAAACGAAaatggaaacattaaaactatTTGTTTGTCAGAATTCACAGCAACTATTTCATGGAGAAGTCAGAAACTGTGCGTGGAGAGATGAGAAACATTCGATCTTCCAtactttcatttttataaagatcagcttgtaaacaaaaaaaaatgtgtgctaTAGATCGAGACAATCTCAGTTGCATCTCGGGACTATTAGCTTGAAAGAAGGCAAATTAATCTAGGACTCGAAAGATGAGCAATGTGGTGAACACAAAATGTAGCCAGACATTTTGATACTCACCAATTGAGGGAGGACAGAAAAGTGCCATTGGAAAACAAACAATGGACACGCATTCATCTTCCACCATTTGCTTCGATAAAACGTTTGGCCTGCCCACGCACAGTCACCAATGAGAATAGATGATAAAACCATCAGTTGGTGGATAAAGTGAAAAGatgtaaacatgtttttttaattatttgtatttgttaaactttgaaaaaagaTCTAGtgattgaaatattattaacttTCTGTTTCTGGCTTTTGTTTACTTTCAGCCAGCACTAAAGAACTTCGACAAGGTCTAACGCCTAACATAGGTAAACAATTACCATTgtttggaaaacaaaaaaaagtaaacgaaTTGTACTGTTATACATAAtattgaatttaaaacaaaacaaaactatgtGTATGATGGAAATGAAGATTCAGTGCTAGCCTACGTGAGACGTTTGAGTTAAATGTTTCTTGCCACGTTGTTATATGAGTAAAAGTCGTACCATCAGCTCGACGTGACTCAACAAAACACTCCGCTATTTTTCCTTTCAGGGAAAGTCAACGGACAGCCCATGAAATATACCAGCCCCGACGCCAAGCCCAGCATGTCTACCTCACCGCACAATTTTAGCTCGGCCAAGCACCGCTACCagcacacgtacacacacagcAACCAGGAGAATGACAGTCACACTGTCCTCGGGATCATCGCCGAGCTGGGCTCAGAGAGCAACGCCCACGGGCTGGCTAAGATCGTAACGTCACGTGACACCAAGAGGAAGGTCATCTGGGCTTTGCTGGTCATCATCGGGTTCACAGCGGCCACACTGCAGCTGTCTCTGCTGGTCAGGAAGTACCTCCAGTTTCAGGTGGTTGAGCTCTCCGAAATCAAGGATAGCATGCCGGTGGAGTATCCATCGGTCACAGTATGCAACATCGAACCCATCTCCATCACGAAAATCCTAAACTTACAAAACACCACCAAAGGTCAAAAAGTCAAACGATGGCTCAAGTTTATCATGATGTTTAGTTTCGAACAAATGTCCTTTATAGAGAGTTTCCGAGCGTTCTATGAAAATCTCGGCGACGAAGCCAAAATGATTAGCCACGAGCTTCCGGATCTATTGATCCATTGCCGATTTAATCGTGAAATTTGCAATGTGTCTAACTTTACAACGTCATTTGACGGCAACTACTTCAACTGCTTCACTTTCAACGGTGGACAGCTGGCGGATCAACTGCAAATGCACGCTACTGGTCCGGAGAACGGACTATCTCTCATCATGTCGGTAGAAAAGGCGTATCCCATGCCTCGTTTTTATGGAGTATATAATTTCGACAATAACATTCTGCACAGCGCAGGGATAAGGGTGGTCGTCCACGCTCCTGGCTCCATGCCCAGCCCCGTGGACCACGGGATAGACATCCCTCCAGGATACTCATCGTCCGTGGGGCTAAAAGCGCTGCTGCACAGCAGACTTCCAGCGCCTTATGGGAATTGCACTGTTGGTTCCCTCCAGGGCATGAGGACGTACCGGAACACGTTCTTCGCCTGCCTTCAGCTGTGCAAGCAGCGGCTCATCATGTCCAGGTGCGGCTGCAAGTCGTCGGCCTTGCCGGACTTGCCTACGGAGAACGTCACCTTCTGCGGAGTGATTCGCAACTGGGAGGACATCGTGAAAAACGTCTCTGGCAAAGTGGTGCCTGGGATGTTCATCCCGACTCCGGCCTTGGAGTGCGAGGAGAGGATGCAGCGTGAGCTCAACAATGACCGAGCCTATGAGATGAACTGTCAGTGTTTTCAGCCTTGCAGTGAAACGTCCTACCTCAAGTCAGTGTCCTTGTCCTACTGGCCCTTAGAGTTTTATCAGCAGCTACAATTAGAggtaaatatttgtttcgtcCTTtagtaaatgttaaaattttatgcGTCAAATATATgcctggcaaaaaaaaaatgcaaacaagaACAAACCAAAAGTGCAGCAcataataaatatgtatgtaaGACAAGGGCCAATAAATGTTGCAGCATAGGTAGAAACACTTGCATGTTATCTATCTGCACTCACGTCATAGCAATTACAGACGAAAGTAAAAGTTTCTTGACAAGTGCGTAAACAAAATCAAGATAACAAATATTGCAACAGCATCCACCACAAAAGCTTTGAATATACACGAGGTGTAGTGTGATATTAATGATAAAAGAAAGGAGGGAATATAACAGATAGGGTTAGGGGTCGGGGTAGTTAAGGTTAGATataaaaaatgtcaaagtttTCAGAAGACATCAAGAGCCTCTGTTTCCATTACTTAGGGTTTATTGGTTTGAAATGAACGCTCAAACGGTTAGAGTAGACTTATGCCAGTGAAGCCCAAACCACGACCCGCTGGTCTTGTCAGAACCCTGAGGCGGTGCTATCCAGCCCCTTGTAGCCCCTGCCCGCAATGCATAATGACGCCGTAGACGATCGGCTCCATTGGACTTGAGAACAAATCGCGGTGATAGCGCTAGTGACACAAGTCTCGGAGATACAAGTAACCCCCGAAACAGGTTGGGTATCTCGAACTTGGggtgaaaaacaaaagttaccCTGATCTTTCAATTCTTAACTCTTTCGGGGAGAATGAGAATCGGGGGAACATGAAGCTATTTAAAGGTATCAGTTGTCATAGGAATAGATTTCAATTTATCCTGGCATAACTGTACATTCTTGACTATGCTCATCAACAGAACATTCTAAGGAGCAGAAACAACACCGACAAGCAGCACTATATGAAGAAGGCCTATGACATTCTGCACAACCTCTCTGAGGAAGACCGGATGCACGTGATAGAGAAAGGAGTGGAAATCGTGCCAGCCTTGATGAGACGGCAGAAGTCGTTGGCGAATGATGCTTCTGACATGGTGCGCCAAAACCTTATCAGGCTGAACATATACTTGGAGGTAaggcaattatacataaaactctgaaccataatcttcaaatacaaaaacaaaatctaataaaatagtcAGAAAGAcccaaagataaaggcacattcctcgttccatatgctaggacaaatttgtacaaatgctcctccttctctagtgctataagagcatgggatgggttgcctgagctagccagggaaaccagtgacttggcagaatttaggtcattggttgacatgtatgactaaatgaatgacgcgtaggacgtaatcatcttcttttttgaagtaacgtctgtattatataagaagaagaagacagtAGTTCATAGAATAAACGTTCATCCCGCATTGATGAGTAGAAATATGAGACTAGCTGGTCAAAGCCGTCCATGGCCGAGATGAATAACCAATCAACTCAAACAACTCAAGtaaacattgtcaatatttttccgaaccaaggtaaaaaaaaaaaaaaaaactgtagagAGTTGTTACACTAAAGCGGGTCTTAGTCATTCCAATGAAAGTAGTGTGGTCACCATTTTGAATTCTAACTTGGCTaaatacatttctttgtttctttttttaaatcagtgtttcccaaactgtgttccgcggaaccctaaggaataatgaactagtaggcctacacgtaACTTAATTTCTAAGTAAAAGCAGAAAAAATTATTAGTTCTTGGTAACAATATAAGATCAtaatgaactttgaactgataTTGATTCTTAATCTATTTTGAAACAATACTACAATAATAAACGATCAACAATTAAACGATTTCTGGTCGAGTTTTCCTGCAGAGTACCACAATATTTTCGTCAGTTACATACAACCTATTTGTGCGAAGCAGGATCTTCTTAGGATGTTACAacaaagtctaaatctagaaacaGGCTCTCCAGATATTagaattcatatatatatatattaaaagttGTAATGCTTAATTTATAATATGGCTTaatttgaatagaaaaaaatccaacgtaaataaacaac
This genomic stretch from Biomphalaria glabrata chromosome 4, xgBioGlab47.1, whole genome shotgun sequence harbors:
- the LOC106052614 gene encoding FMRFamide-activated amiloride-sensitive sodium channel-like isoform X3, with product MKYTSPDAKPSMSTSPHNFSSAKHRYQHTYTHSNQENDSHTVLGIIAELGSESNAHGLAKIVTSRDTKRKVIWALLVIIGFTAATLQLSLLVRKYLQFQVVELSEIKDSMPVEYPSVTVCNIEPISITKILNLQNTTKGQKVKRWLKFIMMFSFEQMSFIESFRAFYENLGDEAKMISHELPDLLIHCRFNREICNVSNFTTSFDGNYFNCFTFNGGQLADQLQMHATGPENGLSLIMSVEKAYPMPRFYGVYNFDNNILHSAGIRVVVHAPGSMPSPVDHGIDIPPGYSSSVGLKALLHSRLPAPYGNCTVGSLQGMRTYRNTFFACLQLCKQRLIMSRCGCKSSALPDLPTENVTFCGVIRNWEDIVKNVSGKVVPGMFIPTPALECEERMQRELNNDRAYEMNCQCFQPCSETSYLKSVSLSYWPLEFYQQLQLENILRSRNNTDKQHYMKKAYDILHNLSEEDRMHVIEKGVEIVPALMRRQKSLANDASDMVRQNLIRLNIYLEDLSVVEYRQLPAYGLADLFADIGGTLGLWMGISVLTIMELVELIIRLIGLMFNVERKEPRAAPVPQRERFVPRRKSVSHQPTSNGDAKDVTYYPDTYGPSEFDFRRTAEAPV